The Anoplopoma fimbria isolate UVic2021 breed Golden Eagle Sablefish chromosome 5, Afim_UVic_2022, whole genome shotgun sequence genome contains a region encoding:
- the msrb1b gene encoding methionine-R-sulfoxide reductase B1b — protein sequence MSFCKFFGGEVYKDHFKPGMYVCSQCNHPLFSSRSKFAHSSPWPAFTDTIREDSVTKMMETLTAYKVLCGKCGNGLGHEFVNDGPEEGVSRFUIFSHSLKFVPNKVKDKQ from the exons ATGTCTTTCTGTAAGTTCTTTGGCGGTGAGGTCTACAAGGATCATTTCAAACCAG GTATGTATGTGTGCTCCCAGTGTAACCATCCACTGTTCTCCAGTCGGTCCAAGTTCGCCCACTCGTCTCCCTGGCCGGCGTTCACTGACACCATCAGAGAGGACAGTGTCACCAAGATGATGGAGACCCTCACTGCCTACAAG gTTCTGTGTGGCAAGTGTGGCAACGGGCTCGGCCATGAGTTTGTAAATGACGGCCCGGAGGAAGGAGTCTCACGCTTTTGAATATTCAGTCACTCGCTCAAGTTTGTCCCAAACAAAG TCAAGGACAAGCAGTGA
- the neurl2 gene encoding neuralized-like protein 2, translated as MQPFPDQFMEFHPIHGSNVRLDISGTQATRVESFANGVCFSKHPLKPGEIFLIEIEDKELGWCGHLRVGLTARDPGNLDMVPEYSIPDMTDSGDSWVFAITRNHNKIIEDPGAGGQEAGDGGLAGGRRLGRGEDGDGGAEGDRGVGNIKTKTFFTDSHLYIEDVRIPRDKLVGRSRPGRYSHILDDLYKTNTLPPTARRSRIGVLYVAKGQDLADMHIIINGEDMGASAKGIPSIQPLHAVVDVFAATKCVRIVQVEYGFSSLQTLCRKAIQKHIVHRMAIDWLELPEALKHYCKYE; from the exons ATGCAGCCCTTTCCCGACCAGTTCATGGAGTTCCACCCGATACATGGCTCAAATGTCAGACTGGACATCTCAGGAACCCAGGCCACCCGTGTGGAGAGCTTTGCAAATGGAGTGTGTTTCAGCAAACACCCTCTGAAGCCCGGGGAGATTTTCCTCATAGAGATCGAGGACAAGGAGCTGGGCTGGTGCGGCCACCTCCGGGTCGGCCTGACTGCCAGGGACCCCGGAAACTTAGACATGGTACCCGAATACTCCATCCCAGACATGACAGACTCAGGGGACAGCTGGGTTTTCGCCATCACTCGCAACCACAACAAGATCATAGAGGATCCTGGAGCGGGGGGTCAAGAGGCTGGAGACGGAGGACTGGCTGGGGGCCGGAGGCTTGGAAGAGGggaggatggagatggaggagctgagggagatAGAGGAGTAGgaaacatcaaaacaaagacTTTCTTTACTGACTCTCACTTGTACATTGAGGATGTTCGGATCCCCAGAGACAAGCTGGTCGGTCGGAGCAGGCCCGGACGCTACAGCCACATTTTGGACGACTTGTATAAGACCAACACCCTACCTCCCACAGCCAGACGCAGCCGGATAGGAGTACTGTATGTGGCTAAAGGGCAAGACCTGGCTGATATGCACATTATCATCAATGGTGAGGACATGGGAGCCTCGGCAAAGGGGATTCCCTCAATCCAGCCTCTCCATGCTGTGGTGGACGTCTTTGCTGCGACCAAGTGTGTCCGGATTGTCCAGGTGGAGTATGGAT TCTCCTCCTTGCAGACATTGTGTAGGAAAGCCATCCAGAAGCACATTGTCCATAGGATGGCCATTGACTGGCTGGAGCTGCCAGAGGCTCTGAAGCACTACTGCAAGTATGAATGA